In one Niallia taxi genomic region, the following are encoded:
- a CDS encoding GNAT family N-acetyltransferase, which translates to MNWKIKAFNELTANEVYTILQERTAVFVVEQNCPYLEVDGKDIESFHLLAEKNGEIAAYCRVLPAGISYEEASIGRVLVKKEYRGHGLAYDLLNKAIAFIRDELKEPAIKISAQSHLEKFYASFGFKATSSEYLEDDIPHIDMLLFFAE; encoded by the coding sequence ATGAATTGGAAAATAAAAGCATTTAATGAGTTAACTGCAAATGAGGTCTACACTATTTTACAAGAAAGAACGGCTGTATTTGTTGTCGAGCAAAACTGTCCTTATTTAGAGGTGGATGGGAAAGACATAGAGTCCTTTCATCTTCTTGCTGAAAAGAATGGAGAAATTGCCGCATATTGCAGAGTTTTGCCTGCCGGAATTTCTTATGAGGAAGCATCAATTGGCAGGGTGCTTGTAAAAAAAGAATACAGAGGACATGGTCTAGCATATGACTTGCTGAATAAGGCGATTGCGTTTATAAGAGATGAATTAAAGGAGCCTGCCATAAAAATTTCAGCACAAAGCCATTTAGAAAAATTTTATGCTTCCTTCGGCTTTAAAGCCACCTCAAGTGAGTACCTGGAGGATGATATTCCTCATATTGATATGCTGCTTTTCTTTGCAGAATAA
- a CDS encoding response regulator transcription factor, with product MAIERGRLLIVDDEILIRQGIKHYINWEQEGFEIVGEAAHGKEALELIEVVKPDIILTDIVMPIMDGEELTRILKEQYPQIGVIVLSSFGDFDYVRSTFQNGVLDYILKPKLNSDSLLTALRKMKQQIAGQKLPEKNEGNSYIEQSIRKMLSGYDIEKHCDKIAAIFPAENYWLAAIQTTGEQVHMDTFKTEIISGLKGRGFTCFMEKDIAIINGNNVQQLQAFFEGMASEHMELRVVLTDSFDDFTLIGKHYKDTLVKLINTRFYFPEIPVLTTQVFSEKTPELEAFHLDWFISEFKGKRFDTALSYVEEYAANISSNFMLDVYEYKSFFSNIIFNITILLGNMEYDVKKLEQEKYTYLRGIEEAATADQVGLQLQRFLIEAKRTIDVLLEQPDSINIKRIISYLNEHFQEQLTLTNVANHFHFNPSYLSSYFSTHMKEGFSEYLNRIRIEEASKLLTAGTEPISEISGIVGYSDHSYFCKVFKKMKGLSPSQFRRKQWVEK from the coding sequence ATGGCAATAGAACGGGGCCGATTGCTGATTGTAGATGATGAAATATTAATACGGCAGGGGATTAAGCATTACATCAATTGGGAACAGGAAGGTTTTGAGATTGTCGGGGAAGCTGCACATGGGAAGGAAGCACTTGAACTGATCGAGGTTGTTAAACCAGATATAATCCTTACAGATATTGTTATGCCAATTATGGATGGCGAAGAGCTGACGAGAATATTGAAGGAACAATATCCTCAGATTGGAGTGATTGTCTTAAGCAGTTTTGGGGATTTTGATTACGTCCGCTCCACTTTTCAAAATGGTGTGCTCGATTATATTCTAAAGCCAAAGCTTAATTCGGACAGCTTACTAACGGCTTTAAGAAAAATGAAGCAGCAAATAGCAGGACAAAAGCTGCCGGAAAAGAACGAAGGAAATTCTTATATAGAACAGTCGATTCGTAAGATGCTGTCAGGCTATGACATAGAAAAACATTGCGACAAAATAGCTGCCATATTTCCAGCCGAAAATTACTGGTTAGCTGCCATTCAAACTACGGGCGAGCAAGTACACATGGATACTTTCAAAACAGAAATAATCAGTGGTTTGAAAGGACGCGGCTTTACATGCTTTATGGAAAAGGACATTGCCATTATTAATGGCAATAATGTGCAGCAATTACAAGCTTTTTTTGAAGGAATGGCTAGCGAGCATATGGAGTTACGTGTTGTTTTAACAGATTCATTCGATGACTTTACATTAATCGGCAAGCATTATAAAGATACATTAGTGAAATTAATAAATACTAGATTTTATTTTCCAGAGATTCCTGTTTTAACAACACAAGTTTTTTCTGAGAAAACCCCTGAATTAGAAGCATTTCACCTAGATTGGTTTATAAGTGAGTTTAAAGGTAAACGCTTTGATACGGCTTTATCATATGTAGAGGAGTATGCTGCAAATATTTCTAGTAATTTCATGCTTGATGTCTATGAATACAAGTCTTTTTTCAGCAATATTATCTTTAATATTACGATTTTACTTGGAAACATGGAATATGATGTAAAAAAACTGGAGCAGGAAAAATATACGTATTTGCGCGGAATCGAGGAAGCAGCAACTGCTGATCAAGTAGGGCTACAACTGCAGCGATTTTTGATAGAAGCGAAAAGAACGATTGATGTGTTGCTTGAACAACCAGACAGTATAAATATAAAAAGAATTATTTCCTATCTAAATGAACATTTTCAAGAACAGCTGACACTAACAAATGTAGCAAATCACTTTCACTTTAATCCATCCTATTTGTCCAGTTATTTTTCCACACATATGAAGGAAGGCTTTAGCGAATATCTTAACAGAATCAGGATCGAAGAGGCGTCTAAGCTTCTTACGGCTGGAACGGAGCCAATTTCAGAGATTAGTGGCATTGTCGGTTATTCCGATCACAGTTATTTCTGTAAAGTATTCAAAAAAATGAAAGGGCTATCACCAAGTCAATTTAGACGTAAACAATGGGTGGAGAAGTGA
- a CDS encoding cache domain-containing sensor histidine kinase codes for MNLIPERFKHSNLFITMSLITVIIIIIVSITITWTTIRMSEQFFFEKFSITNAKVMDQVKDSYEKYHYSVVIASNNLQQSIAIRDMLTEKKESNIERFQSIYGLSELIRRIEPNLAAYEVGIIVAGENGLSYATNDRSFWPITDEELDKSSLAKQTAQTPFKLQYHYDWRPSNDSGSYLVASKALVNRAGEQYGAAYISIRESDFRKFYSTYTSPGNNVFLVDKAGVIVSSSLTEQIGQHSSELKDYEKQIGTTENNDYVIGDFLGREQIIMMEYIPFFDMYMFNIIDKDTAFGNLIDKKKILLISMGIVIVALFIVLLASRRLTNSLSSLVRQIESASEYDFDEYVSVSGTYETRKIGIAFNSMLDELHEYVDQLVLSQKQRRNAELAALQQQINPHFLYNTLASIKFIASKGNIAETDAMINSLISLLQNTIGNVSETITVEQEMTNLRNYVFINEKRYGNRIKVNYFIAPGCADILVPKLILQPFVENAFFHGFIEKQEGYIHILIWQEDGSLICEVVDNGDGMEETYSLKQQTKRKQQLFSGIGITNVHERIKLIYGEPYGVEISSELKEGTKIRITMPIQKKS; via the coding sequence ATGAATCTTATACCAGAACGATTTAAACACAGCAATCTATTCATCACAATGTCACTAATTACGGTCATTATCATTATCATCGTTTCTATAACGATAACATGGACAACAATCCGCATGAGTGAACAATTCTTTTTTGAAAAGTTCAGCATAACAAATGCGAAGGTTATGGACCAGGTGAAGGATAGTTATGAGAAATATCACTATTCTGTCGTCATTGCTTCAAATAATTTGCAGCAAAGCATTGCTATCAGAGACATGCTGACAGAAAAAAAAGAATCTAATATCGAGCGGTTTCAGTCCATATACGGACTGAGTGAGCTTATTCGGCGTATTGAACCTAATTTAGCTGCATATGAGGTTGGGATAATTGTAGCAGGGGAAAACGGTTTAAGCTACGCAACAAATGACAGGTCCTTTTGGCCAATTACAGATGAAGAGCTGGATAAAAGCAGTTTAGCAAAACAAACAGCCCAAACTCCATTTAAGCTGCAATATCATTATGATTGGCGTCCTAGCAATGATTCAGGCAGTTATCTTGTTGCTTCTAAGGCATTAGTGAATCGTGCTGGTGAGCAGTACGGGGCAGCATATATATCTATACGAGAAAGTGATTTTCGCAAGTTTTATTCAACCTATACTTCTCCAGGTAATAATGTCTTTTTAGTCGATAAAGCTGGCGTTATTGTTTCAAGCAGCCTCACAGAACAAATCGGCCAACACTCAAGTGAGCTGAAGGATTATGAAAAGCAGATTGGAACCACTGAAAATAATGATTACGTAATTGGCGATTTCCTAGGAAGAGAACAAATCATTATGATGGAATATATACCTTTCTTTGATATGTATATGTTTAATATTATCGATAAAGATACTGCATTTGGGAATTTAATAGATAAGAAAAAGATTTTGCTTATTTCGATGGGGATTGTGATTGTTGCACTATTTATAGTTTTGCTTGCTTCAAGACGGCTGACAAACTCTCTATCTAGTCTTGTTAGACAAATTGAAAGTGCATCAGAATACGATTTTGATGAATATGTATCCGTTTCTGGCACATATGAAACACGCAAAATCGGCATTGCCTTTAATTCGATGCTCGATGAATTACATGAATATGTCGATCAGCTTGTTCTGTCACAGAAACAGCGCCGAAATGCCGAGCTTGCTGCATTGCAGCAGCAAATCAACCCTCACTTTCTTTACAATACGTTAGCATCAATAAAATTTATTGCAAGTAAAGGCAATATCGCTGAAACAGATGCAATGATTAACTCCTTGATCTCATTATTACAAAACACGATTGGAAATGTCAGTGAGACGATAACAGTAGAACAAGAAATGACTAATTTGCGTAACTACGTTTTTATAAATGAAAAACGATACGGTAATAGGATTAAGGTTAATTACTTTATAGCACCAGGCTGTGCTGATATTCTTGTACCAAAGCTGATACTGCAGCCATTCGTTGAAAATGCTTTTTTTCATGGATTTATTGAAAAGCAGGAAGGCTATATCCATATTCTGATTTGGCAGGAGGATGGCAGCTTAATCTGTGAGGTGGTTGATAATGGTGATGGTATGGAAGAGACATACAGCTTAAAACAGCAAACAAAGCGGAAGCAGCAGCTTTTTTCTGGAATAGGGATAACAAATGTTCATGAACGCATTAAGCTTATTTATGGGGAGCCGTATGGTGTAGAAATTTCAAGTGAGCTTAAAGAAGGAACAAAGATAAGAATAACCATGCCGATACAAAAAAAATCATAA
- a CDS encoding ABC transporter substrate-binding protein, whose product MKKLLALILASILLLAACSSGGNTEDASGDEKDTNKITVWAWDPNFNIKAMNLAVDAYASENSDLDIQVIENAQDDIIQKLNTSLSSGTTKGLPNIVLIEDYRAQSFLQAYPDMFYELTDSFKQDDFAQYKIAPTSVEGKNYGLPFDTGVAGLYVRTDYLEEAGYTVDDIKDVDWNKYIEIGKKVKEVTGKNMITQDPNDLGLIRMMIQSAGSWYTKEDGVTPNLAGNEALKKAFETYKALLDADIVTPVSDWSQFLAGFNSGDIATVPTGNWITPSVKAESSQSGKWGVVSLPRLPDVAGSVNSSNLGGSSWYVLNVPGKEKAAEFLAKTFGSDVDFYQTLNKEVGAIGTYSPAVEGEAYQEADDFFGGQQVTADFAKWTEQIPQINYGLHTYAIEDLLVVEAQNYLKGKDIDKALEDAQAQAEAQIK is encoded by the coding sequence ATGAAAAAGCTACTTGCATTGATTTTAGCCAGCATCCTGCTTTTGGCAGCTTGTTCTTCTGGAGGCAATACAGAGGATGCATCTGGAGACGAAAAGGATACAAATAAAATTACGGTATGGGCATGGGATCCTAACTTTAATATTAAAGCAATGAATTTGGCGGTTGATGCATATGCATCCGAAAATTCCGACCTTGATATTCAAGTAATTGAAAATGCTCAAGATGACATTATTCAAAAGCTTAATACGTCTTTAAGCTCTGGCACAACAAAAGGTTTGCCAAACATTGTATTGATAGAAGATTATCGTGCACAAAGCTTTCTTCAAGCATATCCAGATATGTTCTATGAATTGACTGACAGCTTTAAGCAAGACGATTTTGCTCAGTATAAAATTGCTCCTACAAGTGTTGAAGGAAAAAATTATGGTTTGCCATTTGATACTGGGGTTGCAGGTTTGTATGTCAGAACAGATTACTTAGAAGAAGCAGGCTATACGGTTGATGATATTAAGGATGTTGACTGGAATAAATATATTGAAATTGGCAAAAAGGTGAAGGAAGTAACAGGCAAAAACATGATTACACAAGATCCTAATGATCTTGGTTTAATTCGCATGATGATTCAATCTGCTGGTTCTTGGTATACGAAGGAAGATGGCGTAACACCTAACTTAGCTGGTAACGAAGCATTGAAAAAGGCTTTCGAAACATATAAAGCCCTTTTAGATGCAGATATTGTCACACCTGTTTCAGACTGGAGTCAATTTTTGGCAGGCTTTAACAGTGGTGATATTGCTACAGTACCAACAGGCAACTGGATAACTCCATCTGTTAAAGCAGAAAGCTCTCAGTCAGGAAAATGGGGTGTAGTTTCCTTACCGCGCTTGCCTGATGTGGCAGGTTCTGTGAACTCTTCAAATCTTGGCGGAAGCTCCTGGTATGTTCTGAACGTTCCTGGTAAAGAGAAGGCAGCTGAATTCCTTGCCAAAACATTTGGCTCTGATGTTGATTTCTACCAAACGCTTAATAAAGAAGTAGGTGCAATTGGAACTTATTCTCCTGCTGTTGAAGGGGAGGCTTATCAAGAAGCAGATGATTTCTTTGGCGGACAGCAAGTAACGGCTGATTTTGCGAAATGGACAGAACAAATTCCGCAAATAAATTATGGTTTGCACACGTATGCCATTGAAGACCTACTTGTGGTAGAGGCACAAAACTACTTGAAAGGCAAAGACATTGATAAAGCCCTTGAGGATGCACAAGCACAAGCAGAGGCGCAAATCAAATAA